The following coding sequences are from one Culex quinquefasciatus strain JHB chromosome 1, VPISU_Cqui_1.0_pri_paternal, whole genome shotgun sequence window:
- the LOC6049042 gene encoding transferrin, whose protein sequence is MGLVRLSVLFVATLAAFGVQGQQEQTFRLCVPHQIADACRDLMAKVQVECVAARDRMECLDKVNAREADFVAVDPEDMYVAYHMANQDFSVFTEFRTKEEPKAEFRYEGILLVRKSDNFKAVADLRGKKSCHTGYGRNVGYKIPITKLKKHGLFKLATDPEMSPLEKELKGLSDLFGSSCLVGKYSPNDEVNRLLKKRYSNLCELCERPDICDYPDKYSGYDGAIRCLVENNGDVAFTKVIYVNKYFGLPVGDAPAQPAINPAARAQDFVYLCEDGTTRPITGPACSWAQRPWQGYMGNGDINSRFQQLQPKLQQFYEEAKNSADVKKAAAMWVDQKNLLVNRVQPVLPGEHLNKAQYKDVIERDGPFESKIKLCVTSQLEADKCDVMRRAAYSRDVRPEIQCVLKGSRDACVTAVKDGTADVVVLKGEDQPTGTGLKAILYEKYAEEDVMVAIADKGINRDQLAKAPIEFDASDPRAVSAALFLNDKRQQRVCPNKLVSTPGAPIQIVSAQDLTRLGPNKVLVCENFQFEPTSNYASCNVDHTLPTGIYVRKTVTGQIEDNIAHAFVALSDKFGHGAKAEVVFELFGEFKPGAKNVLFHDRAAKFGAADNKVGGVDPVYYKQLMCQ, encoded by the exons ATGGGTCTCGTGCGCTTATCAGTCCTATTCGTGGCGACCTTGGCCGCTTTCGGCGTTCAAGGTCAACAGGAGCAAACGTTTCGTTTGTGCGTGCCGCACCAGATTGCGGACGCGTGCCGTGACCTGATGGCCAAGGTCCAGGTCGAGTGTGTGGCGGCCCGCGATCGGATGGAATGTCTGGACAAGGTGAACGCGCGAGAGGCGGACTTTGTTGCGGTTGATCCGGAGGACATGTACGTGGCGTACCACATGGCGAACCAGGACTTTAGCGTGTTTACCGAGTTCCGAACGAAGGAGGAACCGAAGGCGGAGTTCCGGTATGAAGGGATTTTGCTGGTGAGGAAGAGCGATAACTTCAAGGCTGTGGCCGATCTGCGCGGGAAGAAATCTTGCCATACTGGGTATGGGCGTAACGTTGGGTACAAAATTCCGATCACGAAGCTGAAGAAGCATGGACTGTTTAAGTTGGCTACCGATCCGGAGATGTCCCCGCTGGAGAAGGAACTCAAGGGACTGTCGGATTTGTTTGGAAGTTCGTGTCTGGTGGGCAAGTACTCTCCGAACGACGAGGTCAACCGACTGCTGAAGAAGCGCTACTCGAATCTGTGCGAGCTGTGCGAACGTCCGGACATTTGCGACTACCCGGACAAGTACTCGGGGTACGACGGAGCGATCCGTTGTTTGGTTGAGAACAACGGTGATGTCGCGTTCACCAAGGTGATCTACGTGAACAAGTACTTCGGACTGCCCGTTGGGGATGCTCCGGCTCAACCGGCGATCAACCCAGCTGCACGTGCCCAAGACTTTGTGTACCTGTGCGAGGATGGAACAACTCGTCCGATCACCGGCCCAGCCTGTTCCTGGGCACAACGTCCTTGGCAAGGCTACATGGGCAACGGAGACATCAACAGCCGCTTCCAGCAGCTCCAACCCAAGCTGCAGCAGTTCTACGAAGAAGCGAAAAACTCCGCTGACGTCAAGAAAGCCGCCGCCATGTGGGTCGACCAGAAGAACTTGCTAGTCAACCGCGTCCAACCGGTTCTTCCCGGCGAACACCTAAACAAGGCCCAGTACAAGGACGTGATCGAGCGGGATGGTCCGTTCGAAAGCAAAATCAAACTCTGCGTCACCTCCCAGCTGGAGGCGGACAAGTGCGACGTGATGCGGCGAGCAGCCTACTCGCGGGATGTCCGCCCGGAGATCCAGTGTGTCCTGAAGGGCAGCCGCGATGCTTGCGTGACGGCGGTTAAGGACGGTACCGCTGACGTTGTGGTGCTCAAGGGAGAGGATCAACCCACGGGAACGGGTTTGAAGGCGATTCTGTACGAAAAGTACGCCGAGGAAGACGTGATGGTGGCGATCGCAGACAAAGGCATCAACCGGGATCAACTGGCGAAGGCACCGAT TGAATTCGACGCCTCGGACCCGCGTGCCGTCTCGGCGGCCCTCTTCCTCAACGACAAGCGCCAACAGCGCGTTTGCCCCAACAAGCTGGTGTCCACCCCGGGTGCCCCCATCCAGATCGTCTCCGCCCAGGACCTGACCCGGCTCGGCCCCAACAAAGTGCTCGTCTGCGAGAATTTCCAGTTCGAACCGACCTCGAACTACGCCTCGTGTAACGTGGACCACACCCTCCCGACGGGAATCTACGTGCGGAAAACCGTCACCGGACAGATCGAGGACAACATTGCGCACGCGTTCGTGGCACTGTCGGACAAGTTTGGCCACGGAGCGAAGGCCGAGGTGGTGTTTGAGCTGTTTGGGGAGTTCAAGCCGGGCGCGAAGAACGTGCTGTTCCACGACCGGGCCGCCAAGTTTGGAGCCGCGGACAACAAGGTCGGTGGGGTTGATCCGGTGTACTACAAGCAGCTGATGTGCCAGTAG